AGTTGTTAAGAATGTCATCCCAGGTAATAACTCTGGTGGAAAATTTGTTAATCCAGTAGCTCATAAATACACTTTTAGAAGAAACATTGGCAAAGGAGGTCCAAAAAATCTCCAAACcaaaccatgaaaattctctTTTGGAACTTAAGGGGCCTTGGAAGACTTAGGGCTCAACAAAAGTTACATTCTTTAGTTAATCAATTTAATCCTTGTCTTGTTTGGATTGCTGAACCAAAAATTAAGTGTACTTCTTCCTTTTGTAGTAAATTAAATTTACCTGGTATGCAATATATGGTAATTCATAATGAAACTAATGATCACAAAAGTAATATATGGTTATTCCGGAGTAGATCAATTGTTGCTCCTTTTGTTTCAATTACAAGTCAAATGATTACAGTGGCTGTGGATGAAATGCTTGTTTCTGGTGTACATGCTCATGTTAATGTTGTTCAAAGAAGGTATCTATGGTCTGAAATGCAAGCTATTAGTGAACTCAAAAAACCTTGGGCTGTGTTGGGTGATTTTAATGCAATTATAtccatggaagaaaaggtgggTGGTAGATTTCCTTCAAGAAGATCAATGATTGACTTTAATGATTGTTTAAATGCTTGTGAATTAATGCAACCTCCAAAAATTGGTCTAGAATTTTCTTGGTCTAATTATCAGCAAGGTAGCAAGAGAATTTTATGTAATCTTGATAGAGTGGTTTTCAATATGAAGTGGTTACAAATACATAGTGATTGGGGATACAAGGTGGGTCTCAGGATTGCTTCTGATCATGCACCATTATTGGGTGGTTGTGCCAGTGTTCCAAAGCCAAAAAATGTTCCTCTAagatttcaaaaaatgtggttaGAACATCCCACATTCATGAAAGTGGTACAAGATAGCTGGGCAGAACAAGTACATGGTGATGTAGCTTATATATTTATGAAAAAACTCAAGAATCTCAAACAAATTCTTAGAGATTGGAACTGGAAAGTATTTGGTGATGTTAATGTTCAACTTCATAAAGCAGAAAACAATGTTAAAGTTAAAATGCAAATGTCAGATGTTAATCCTCATGATCAACAGGCTTTGGATGATTTGGTCACAGCTCAAAATGAATTAAATTCAAAAGAAGTTCAATATagcacaatgatgaaacaaaaatACAGAATCAAGTGGGTAATGGAGGGTTCATTCAAACATTAAAATCAGGCAAACAAAAAATGCCATTTGTGAATTGGAAAATGAAAATCGTAACTTGGTTTCTGATCAAACAAGAATCACTAAAATCTTGGTGGACTTCTTTGAAAATAGATTTCAAGCTcataatgttgttgttgatgattctATTCTTGATGTCATTCCTAATGTTATCACTGAAGATGATCAATTCATGCTTGAAGTCATTCCAGAGGCAGAAGAAATAAAAACAGCAGTGTTCAGTATGGATGGTAATAGTGCTCCTGGACCAGATAGTTTTTCAGGAATGTTCTACAAAGCTTGCTGGGAAATTATTCAACATGACTTCATCAGAGTTGTTCAATACTGTTGGAGCAGGAAGTACGTACCTAAAGGTTTAAACTCTAACTTTTCGACTTTACTACCCAAAATTCCATGTGCAAAAAATCCCAATcagtttagaccaattggtcttagcAATTTCAGTTTTAAAGTCTTCACTAAAATCATTTCCCTAAGAATGGCTAGTCTTATGCATAAATTAGTTGCTCCTCAACAAGTTGCTTACATTAAGGGTAGAAGCATTCATAAGCAAATTCTGTTAGCCTCTGAATTAGTTAATgagatgaaaaataaaagaagaggagGTAATTTAAGTTTAAAACTTGATATATCTCAAGcatattgtagttgcaggaaatcctacactacaccccccatatgatttcattgttgatcagctcatttttaggtttacactcttaattttattgattaattttttgatgttcttacaagaaagataaagaagtcaagaatgatctctgctctgaactttctctcccctatttacttgtttcttactcaaaaaagatatctCCCCTTTTTACAACTcggatgactatttataaggaaatacatagtggatgacagctaatctgtcctttattttcggatatggtttgcgacattctcgcaaccttacagatgttaattttgCAAACTCTCTAatatttcgcaggattatcatatctttctcgtgatcttagctgacatcatttattttatcatttctgaaattgttctgcgacgctgttgtattgtgtcactaataatttcgctgaaacatcatcattgcgagattctgatcctacatcttgcctcttctcatatcttctctgtaaagtagagaatgatgtgagaaatgccgtagttgtccatcttttcatattccacatttatcacacgtactctctcttccatttaattcttgacacgtcttctgtaacctgatagacacatttttctgtttaatttgatctcaatactatatattgttggcactcgagtttgtactaattttggtgttttatgtgtttgtaggcacctttggaaaattcggctcgaaaagttggtaaaagccccggaggacacatgttattcggactctcaccgttggataaggggcacctcaattactaaggggcaccccaggtcaccccaaaaggcatctgctattcgcaccccagtacaggattagggggaggtcatcttctccatttgaattttgtttttggcgggaaaatggagaacacttctgcagatttttgatcaaattgttgaacgtgttctaaggagattcaatggatgatttttggtagatagttgtgatatggcctattaaacacactgtgggcgtttggttcgaccagaattggctagaatcagctaaacaattcacgggttgaaaacagggcagttcgtgtatatcacgggtttcacgtgatttggagaagattcaacgtgttttgtgcgtacatggaagaccctcacagcctgttggagcgtgaagaagttaaatatggtaatttggaggcttgaaaacgcgtgagaagatgaaacaggaaagaaaatattcccagaaatattttctttactgccgagttaaagagaattatatggagtgaatgagcgagattcgatgggtctattggctataaataggttgctggggttgagtagaaagggtgtcgagagtttggggtcgacatgagagctcaggagcgagaaatcaagagttgatgaaacactgtttctgctcctgctgatgatgaagaacaccaagaacacgaagaacagactcgcagggacagtcgtttatcaacagtgaaacagactcacaggcgtgggtcgtaggtgtgggtcttagaaccacagcgacaatagcacttctcttttatcgttcttttgtgacgcttcatgtgggtcgcacattagctgtttacaccattttctcttcttatcttcattgtaaacaccatttgagcaataaataaatattttgagcgtgtttttatcatgatgagctaaacccaacactgggacgacggaggagggtgaatttcatacacgggtaaatttattttattcttttttatgacttttgcattaatttaaaattgaaatatgatttgaattaattggttgttatttaatttgatgatggatgcttagcttaggtgttttgatacatcatgattaggacttacaatcgatgttttgagaatctatcttggaaaaatcagagtccatgttaattttattgagttttaaattgtcaaagaatatatgaatgaaccctgtgtagtgaattcggccaaatccttagtcccagtacctctcgcccattgttaatattttttgtatgtatatatttttttttaaatctaagaattccatttccttcacaagtctgaaacgaatctttttaccactatcactacaaccatttgaaaatacatcaaatttttggcgtcgttgccggggatttgtgcttaggtagaatttttaggtttttattattttttattattccatttgttctttttacgtctctttggttgtgtctttgtattacaggttt
This is a stretch of genomic DNA from Papaver somniferum cultivar HN1 chromosome 1, ASM357369v1, whole genome shotgun sequence. It encodes these proteins:
- the LOC113354436 gene encoding uncharacterized protein LOC113354436 yields the protein MVIHNETNDHKSNIWLFRSRSIVAPFVSITSQMITVAVDEMLVSGVHAHVNVVQRRYLWSEMQAISELKKPWAVLGDFNAIISMEEKVGGRFPSRRSMIDFNDCLNACELMQPPKIGLEFSWSNYQQGSKRILCNLDRVVFNMKWLQIHSDWGYKVGLRIASDHAPLLGGCASVPKPKNVPLRFQKMWLEHPTFMKVVQDSWAEQVHGDVAYIFMKKLKNLKQILRDWNWKVFGDVNVQLHKAENNVKVKMQMSDVNPHDQQALDDLVTAQNELNSKEVQYSTMMKQKYRIKFQAHNVVVDDSILDVIPNVITEDDQFMLEVIPEAEEIKTAVFSMDGNSAPGPDSFSGMFYKACWEIIQHDFIRVVQYCWSRKYCQWLRVLLSSAKNSVMVNGGPNGFFSMHRGLKQGDPLSPILFVLMEEVLSRGLTKLVETNKLQPMVTRNGIAPTRMLFADDIFLFSNGSKRSITNLLKLLEYYQNCLSQIINRVKSKCFIDGCSNARKAQIVELLQMELTSFPEKYLGVIIHPGRIKTATLWPMVEMMQDYFAIWKGKLLSFHDRLILIKHVLSSIPIYNMVVYKLPSSVIKECEKIMRNFLWSGNAEVKKPKTISWEGYVLLLLKVVWGLKDYQMLIKLC